From a region of the bacterium genome:
- the alaC gene encoding alanine transaminase, which produces MEEFYRIERLPPYVFNIVNEQKYKARVRGEDIVDFGMGNPDLPTPKHIVDKLISAASDPRNHRYSVSRGIGRLRGAMADWYKRRYDVDLDPESEVVATIGSKEGISHLVLAVAAPGDVVMVPDPCYPIHFYSAVIANADVRSVPLMDDEDEFLARIESAVKSLWPRPKMLVLNYPNNPTTKVVNLSFFEKVVELAREYKFYVVHDLAYADLVFDGYEAPSFLQAPGAKDVGVEIFTLSKSYNMPGWRVGFVAGNPKLVGALVRIKSYLDYGMFQPIQIASIIALNGPDDCVREIVDTYKNRRDFLVSGLNRIGWEVETPKATMFLWAPIPEQYREMGSLEFSLMAMEKTKVAVAPGIGFGEGGDGFVRFALVENEHRTKQAIKGLKTLFE; this is translated from the coding sequence ATGGAAGAATTTTATCGGATCGAAAGACTGCCGCCATACGTATTTAACATCGTCAATGAGCAAAAATACAAGGCGAGAGTGCGTGGCGAGGATATCGTGGATTTCGGTATGGGTAATCCAGATTTGCCGACCCCCAAACACATTGTGGATAAACTGATTTCCGCCGCCAGTGATCCGAGGAACCACCGCTACTCGGTGTCCAGAGGTATCGGGAGGCTGCGTGGGGCAATGGCCGACTGGTACAAACGCCGCTACGATGTGGATCTGGATCCGGAAAGTGAAGTGGTGGCCACCATAGGTTCCAAGGAAGGTATCTCCCATCTCGTCTTGGCTGTAGCGGCTCCAGGTGACGTTGTCATGGTGCCTGATCCCTGTTACCCGATCCATTTCTACAGTGCAGTCATCGCTAATGCGGATGTTCGCAGTGTTCCCCTTATGGACGATGAGGATGAATTTTTAGCGCGTATCGAGAGTGCCGTAAAAAGCCTTTGGCCCAGGCCAAAAATGCTGGTGCTCAACTACCCGAACAACCCGACCACCAAGGTCGTGAACCTTTCCTTTTTTGAGAAGGTCGTAGAACTTGCCCGTGAATACAAATTTTATGTTGTCCATGATCTGGCTTACGCTGACCTGGTCTTTGACGGTTACGAAGCTCCCAGCTTTCTTCAGGCCCCGGGAGCCAAGGATGTGGGTGTGGAGATATTCACCCTTTCGAAGAGCTACAACATGCCAGGGTGGAGAGTCGGGTTCGTGGCTGGCAACCCGAAACTTGTGGGAGCACTGGTCAGGATCAAGAGCTACCTGGATTATGGAATGTTCCAGCCTATTCAAATCGCCTCCATTATAGCTCTCAATGGTCCCGATGACTGTGTCAGGGAGATCGTGGATACGTACAAGAACCGCAGAGACTTCCTGGTTTCCGGGCTTAACAGGATCGGGTGGGAGGTTGAGACGCCCAAGGCGACCATGTTCCTCTGGGCTCCCATTCCCGAACAGTACAGGGAAATGGGTAGTCTGGAGTTCTCCCTCATGGCAATGGAAAAGACCAAGGTTGCAGTAGCCCCTGGCATCGGTTTTGGTGAAGGAGGAGACGGGTTCGTTCGGTTCGCACTGGTCGAGAACGAACATCGCACCAAACAGGCGATAAAAGGCCTTAAAACGCTTTTCGAATAG
- the tsaE gene encoding tRNA (adenosine(37)-N6)-threonylcarbamoyltransferase complex ATPase subunit type 1 TsaE, with the protein MKHGTRLLLETPEEMLALGQRLGAILFDGAVIGLSGPLGAGKTTLARGIADGMRIDDGYVVSSPTYTIMQSYPCLERELHHMDLYRITNSDDLDSTGYRDHVGGNAVFIVEWPEREPSVLTSEHLIVNIDYREKGRDVTFVPSGDLYEELAKRVVGVFSLNCSTRRHGDTE; encoded by the coding sequence ATGAAGCACGGGACCCGGCTGTTACTGGAAACTCCCGAAGAGATGCTGGCACTGGGACAACGCCTGGGTGCAATCCTTTTCGACGGGGCGGTTATCGGGTTGTCAGGCCCTCTGGGAGCCGGGAAGACAACCCTGGCAAGAGGTATTGCTGATGGGATGAGGATCGATGACGGATACGTCGTCTCCAGCCCGACCTACACCATTATGCAGAGTTACCCTTGCCTGGAGCGTGAACTTCACCACATGGACCTCTACAGGATAACGAATTCTGACGATCTTGATTCTACAGGATACAGGGACCATGTCGGGGGGAACGCTGTCTTCATTGTGGAGTGGCCAGAGAGGGAACCATCGGTTCTGACCTCGGAGCACCTCATCGTAAATATTGATTACCGGGAAAAGGGCAGGGACGTCACATTTGTCCCGTCGGGCGATCTTTACGAAGAGTTGGCGAAACGGGTTGTGGGTGTGTTTAGCTTAAACTGCTCGACACGGAGACACGGAGACACGGAGTGA